The following proteins are encoded in a genomic region of Alnus glutinosa chromosome 8, dhAlnGlut1.1, whole genome shotgun sequence:
- the LOC133874488 gene encoding uncharacterized protein LOC133874488, translating into MGSGNSKLNPEGEAVPAKLRPLVRRWFDEIRRRRSSNLSKKELLINEGVEEYGSSQPLSVHEKERKSITSSSDDSVACSSKVEDEKSNAAPVPAESDKTRKEPKEHKDEEKCEKQDEKDGTRREEEKEVRVVEKALVVEEVFVLAEETMEEEEEEEEGDEDERVTFGSPSFRVYCIPSTENNKEESKEESTHRNSASGRESVESNSDEGQEKNTKKKGNRGRRLKRAIKSGPVAVKNLLNVTSCYHPGCSGNDRARLLAEKAEG; encoded by the exons ATGGGGTCTGGGAATTCGAAGCTCAACCCAGAAGGAGAGGCTGTTCCTGCTAAACTCCGTCCCCTTGTACGCCGTTGGTTTGACGAGATAAGAAGACGGAGAAGTTCGAACCTGTCCAAGAAAGAACTGCTCATTAATGAAGGCGTCGAAGAGTATGGAAGTTCCCAGCCTCTATCTGTacatgaaaaagagagaaagagcatCACCTCTTCATCGGACGACAGTGTAGCATGTTCTTCAAAGGTAGAGGACGAGAAGTCGAATGCGGCACCTGTGCCTGCAGAATCTGACAAAACACGTAAAGAGCCTAAGGAGCATAAGGATGAGGAGAAATGTGAAAAACAGGATGAGAAAGATGGTACAcgtagagaagaagagaaagaggtcAGGGTGGTTGAGAAGGCCTTGGTTGTAGAGGAAGTGTTTGTGCTCGCGGAAGAAAcaatggaggaggaggaggaggaggaggaaggggATGAGGATGAAAGGGTTACATTCGGATCGCCAAGTTTCAGGGTATATTGCATCCCATcaacagaaaataacaaggaagAGA GCAAGGAAGAAAGCACGCACAGAAATTCAGCCAGTGGCCGAGAAAGCGTTGAGAGCAATTCTGACGAG GGCCAGGAGAAGAAcacaaagaagaaaggaaacagAGGAAGAAGGTTGAAGAGAGCCATCAAGAGCGGACCAGTTGCTGTGAAGAATTTGTTGAACGTGACATCATGTTACCACCCAGGTTGCTCTGGCAATGACAGAGCGCGCCTTCTTGCTGAAAAAGCAGAAGGTTGA
- the LOC133875763 gene encoding NAC domain-containing protein 83, producing MDKYFSLARHGVTRLPPGFRFQPTDEELVFQYLKCKVSSLPLPASIIPETNVYKYDPWDLPGELEQERYFFSLKELKYRNGNQTKRTTNSGYWKSTGSDKKIVSSRRNHMMGMRKTLVFYTGKSPQRFRTEWIMHEYRLVNAETTASISPQIDNSKQDSLAEVENWVLCRIFLKKGSMKDNNVIIQTSTENKVKDVGMAQPRFFDFMMANKTNLALDSSSSSSSSSSSSVTEVSSSGAEHEEGSAWSSC from the exons ATGGACAAGTACTTCAGTCTTGCTCGGCATGGGGTAACCAGATTGCCCCCTGGTTTCCGCTTCCAGCCCACAGATGAAGAGCTCGTCTTCCAGTACTTGAAATGCAAGGTGTCCTCACTCCCATTGCCTGCTTCAATCATTCCTGAGACCAATGTTTACAAGTATGATCCTTGGGATTTGCCAG GTGAATTGGAGCAAGAAAGGTACTTTTTCAGCCTTAAGGAACTGAAATATCGAAATGGGAACCAAACCAAACGAACAACTAATTCTGGTTATTGGAAGTCAACCGGCTCagacaaaaaaattgtttcttcgAGAAGGAATCATATGATGGGAATGAGAAAGACCCTGGTTTTCTATACAGGGAAGTCCCCCCAAAGATTTAGAACAGAGTGGATCATGCATGAATATCGTCTTGTCAATGCAGAAACTACAGCTTCCATTTCCCCACAGATAGATAACTCAAAGCAG GATTCTTTAGCTGAAGTGGAAAATTGGGTTCTCTGTCGCATATTTTTGAAGAAGGGAAGTATGAAAGACAATAACGTGATTATTCAGACAAGCACAGAAAACAAAGTTAAGGATGTCGGAATGGCACAGCCTAGATTCTTCGATTTTATGATGGCAAACAAGACCAATCTGGCTCTTGATTCTTCGAGTTCTTCGTCGTCTTCGAGTTCCAGTAGTGTCACCGAGGTCTCTTCAAGTGGAGCAGAACATGAAGAAGGCAGCGCCTGGAGCAGTTGTTGA